The following proteins are co-located in the Triticum aestivum cultivar Chinese Spring chromosome 1A, IWGSC CS RefSeq v2.1, whole genome shotgun sequence genome:
- the LOC123068784 gene encoding sugar transporter ERD6-like 4, with product MNGGGGDESGSDHEGSGTRKPLLLKNTGSWYRMVGSSSRQIVGASSMAVLRESHVSALLCTLIVALGPIQFGFTCGFSSPTQDAMIRDLGLSISQFSAFGSLSNVGAMVGAIASGQMAEHIGRKGSLMIAAIPNIIGWLAISFANDSSFLYMGRLLEGFGVGVISYTVPVYIAEISPQSTRGALGSVNQLSITLGIFLAYVLGMFVPWRLLAVLGTLPCTLLIPGLFFIPESPRWLAKMNLTDDFETSLQVLRGFETDITAEVNDIKRAVASANKKATVRFQELNQKKYRTPLLIGTGLLVLQNLCGINGILFYASRIFRAAGFTNSDLATCALGAIQVLATGVTTSLLDKAGRRMLLIISTAGTTLSLLAVSVAFFLKDNLPHDSHSDYTLSMVSLVALVAYIITFSFGMGAIPWLIMSEILPVGIKSFAGSFATLANMLTSFGVTMTANLLLSWSAGGTFASYMVVSAFALVFVILWVPETKGRTLEEIQWSFR from the exons ATGAACGGCGGCGGGGGAGACGAGAGCGGCAGCGACCATGAGGGCAGCGGCACGCGGAAGCCGCTGCTGCTCAAGAACACGGGCAGCTGGTACAGGATGGTGGGGTCGTCGTCGCGGCAGATAGTCGGCGCCTCGTCCATGGCCGTGCTGCGCGAGTCCCACGTCTCGGCGCTCCTCTGCACGCTCATCGTCGCGCTCGGCCCCATCCAGTTCGGCTTCACCTGCGGCTTCTCCTCCCCCACCCAGGACGCCATGATCCGCGACCTCGGCCTCTCCATCTCCCAG TTCTCGGCGTTCGGCTCGCTGTCCAACGTCGGCGCCATGGTGGGGGCCATCGCCAGCGGGCAGATGGCCGAGCACATTGGCCGGAAAGGG TCGTTGATGATCGCAGCGATTCCGAATATCATCGGTTGGCTCGCCATCTCCTTTGCCAAT GACTCGTCGTTTCTCTATATGGGACGGTTGCTCGAAGGATTTGGTGTTGGCGTCATATCATATACG GTGCCTGTATACATAGCAGAGATATCTCCTCAGAGCACAAGAGGAGCCCTTGGCTCTGTGAACCAG TTGTCTATCACCCTTGGTATCTTCTTGGCCTATGTGCTAGGCATGTTTGTTCCTTGGAGGTTGCTGGCAGTACTAG GGACCTTGCCTTGTACATTGTTGATTCCTGGTCTATTCTTCATCCCGGAGTCTCCAAGATGGCTG GCAAAGATGAACTTGACGGATGATTTCGAGACTTCTCTGCAAGTTTTGAGGGGTTTCGAGACCGACATAACAGCGGAAGTGAATGATATAAAG AGAGCTGTAGCATCTGCAAACAAAAAGGCTACGGTCCGTTTTCAGGAGCTGAATCAAAAGAAGTACCGAACTCCCTTACTA ATAGGAACTGGCCTGCTAGTACTTCAAAATTTATGTGGGATAAATGGCATACTGTTTTACGCAAGTAGAATCTTCAGAGCTGCAG GGTTCACAAACAGTGACCTGGCCACATGTGCACTTGGAGCTATTCag GTTCTCGCCACCGGAGTTACAACCTCGCTACTAGATAAAGCTGGCCGACGGATGCTCCTTATT ATCTCTACTGCTGGGACAACTCTAAGCCTTCTTGCAGTTTCTGTTGCATTTTTCCTCAAG GACAATCTACCACATGATTCTCACTCGGACTACACCTTAAGCATGGTGTCCTTGGTGGCTCTTGTG GCTTATATCATCACCTTCTCCTTTGGCATGGGTGCCATTCCATGGCTCATAATGTCCGAG ATCCTCCCAGTGGGCATCAAGAGCTTCGCAGGGAGCTTCGCGACGCTGGCCAACATGCTCACTTCCTTCGGTGTGACAATGACGGCGAACCTGCTACTGAGCTGGAGCGCTGGCG GGACTTTCGCGTCGTACATGGTCGTGAGCGCGTTCGCCCTCGTGTTCGTTATACTTTGGGTGCCGGAGACCAAGGGGAGGACCCTGGAAGAGATACAGTGGTCGTTCCGGTGA